The proteins below are encoded in one region of Vespa velutina chromosome 11, iVesVel2.1, whole genome shotgun sequence:
- the LOC124952769 gene encoding venom serine protease-like isoform X2, whose protein sequence is MKLGNFFSILCMLLRIIESKDTIDFNCDYTQELKPNVNYYVYNPDYPNYYMGEHNCRWSARSSGRIKLNCTIFDIPPSSNCSLDFMKVKVDDDIEYVFCGLNSFTVESIASKMTIKFHSRYNTYGGKFRCILRVVKEECRCGWKNPSRIVGGVETGVNEYPMMAGVIVGEHNIRTINNTKTTRLYLIDDIIVHPNYRPKLNDLAVIKLQKRLEYSMRIGPACLPFYYTWRNFTGTVVTAVGWGHTNFHGIKSEVLRKVDLHVISVKECIKYHFLATCKQLCTFDIGKDACQFDSGGPILWQNPRSNRIFLLGVISYGKTCADEAPGVNLRVTSYLDFIRRSTPEETYCQAY, encoded by the exons ATGAAGCTAG gtaattttttttcaatactttGCATGCTACTAAGGATCATAGAATCCAAGGATACTATCGATTTCAATTGTGACTACACCCAAGAATTAAAAccaaatgttaattattatgtgTATAATCCTGATTACCCAAATTATTACATGGGAGAGCATAATTGTAGGTGGAGTGCTAGGAGCAGTGGtcgaattaaattgaattgcACAATTTTCGATATTCCTCCA AGTTCAAATTGTTCATTGGATTTTATGAAAGTCAAAGTCGACGATGACATAGAGTACGTTTTCTGTGGATTAAATTCGTTTACAGTGGAATCGATAGCATCGAAAATGACTATAAAATTCCATTCGAGATACAATACTTATGGAGGCAAATTTCGATGTATTCTCAGAGTAGTCAAAGAGGAATGTAGATGTGGTTGGAAAAATCCG TCGAGAATCGTAGGTGGTGTTGAAACAGGAGTAAATGAATATCCTATGATGGCTG gaGTTATTGTTGGAGAACATAATATACGGACAA TTAATAATACAAAGACGACTCGACTTTACCTTATCGATGATATAATCGTACATCCGAATTATAGGCCAAAATTGAATGATTTAGCGGTTATTAAATTGCAGAAGAGATTAGAATATTCTATGAGAATTGGTCCAGCTTGTCTTCCGTTTTATTACACGTGGCGAAACTTTACAGGCACTGTTGTTACAGCTGTAG gTTGGGGTCATACGAATTTTCATGGTATCAAGTCTGAAGTTTTAAGAAAAGTCGATTTGCATGTCATTTCAGTGAAGGAATGTATCAAGTATCACTTTCTGGCTACATGTAAGCAACTTTGTACATTTGATATAGGAAAGGATGCTTGTCAG TTCGACAGTGGTGGTCCAATTTTATGGCAAAATCCAAGAAGCaatcgtatttttcttcttggaGTTATCAGTTATGGAAAAACATGTGCCGATGAAGCTCCTGGTGTTAACTTAAGAGTTACTAgttatttagattttattagAAGGTCAACACCTG AAGAAACATACTGTCAGGcgtattaa
- the LOC124952769 gene encoding venom serine protease-like isoform X1, producing MKLGNFFSILCMLLRIIESKDTIDFNCDYTQELKPNVNYYVYNPDYPNYYMGEHNCRWSARSSGRIKLNCTIFDIPPSSNCSLDFMKVKVDDDIEYVFCGLNSFTVESIASKMTIKFHSRYNTYGGKFRCILRVVKEECRCGWKNPSRIVGGVETGVNEYPMMAGIVHLDTRFFYCGATIITPQHVLTAAHCVALNKMSLYILGVIVGEHNIRTINNTKTTRLYLIDDIIVHPNYRPKLNDLAVIKLQKRLEYSMRIGPACLPFYYTWRNFTGTVVTAVGWGHTNFHGIKSEVLRKVDLHVISVKECIKYHFLATCKQLCTFDIGKDACQFDSGGPILWQNPRSNRIFLLGVISYGKTCADEAPGVNLRVTSYLDFIRRSTPEETYCQAY from the exons ATGAAGCTAG gtaattttttttcaatactttGCATGCTACTAAGGATCATAGAATCCAAGGATACTATCGATTTCAATTGTGACTACACCCAAGAATTAAAAccaaatgttaattattatgtgTATAATCCTGATTACCCAAATTATTACATGGGAGAGCATAATTGTAGGTGGAGTGCTAGGAGCAGTGGtcgaattaaattgaattgcACAATTTTCGATATTCCTCCA AGTTCAAATTGTTCATTGGATTTTATGAAAGTCAAAGTCGACGATGACATAGAGTACGTTTTCTGTGGATTAAATTCGTTTACAGTGGAATCGATAGCATCGAAAATGACTATAAAATTCCATTCGAGATACAATACTTATGGAGGCAAATTTCGATGTATTCTCAGAGTAGTCAAAGAGGAATGTAGATGTGGTTGGAAAAATCCG TCGAGAATCGTAGGTGGTGTTGAAACAGGAGTAAATGAATATCCTATGATGGCTGGTATAGTACATCTTGATAcacgttttttttattgtggTGCAACTATAATAACTCCACAACATGTATTAACGGCGGCTCATTGCGTTGCGTTGAATAAAAtgagtttatatattttaggaGTTATTGTTGGAGAACATAATATACGGACAA TTAATAATACAAAGACGACTCGACTTTACCTTATCGATGATATAATCGTACATCCGAATTATAGGCCAAAATTGAATGATTTAGCGGTTATTAAATTGCAGAAGAGATTAGAATATTCTATGAGAATTGGTCCAGCTTGTCTTCCGTTTTATTACACGTGGCGAAACTTTACAGGCACTGTTGTTACAGCTGTAG gTTGGGGTCATACGAATTTTCATGGTATCAAGTCTGAAGTTTTAAGAAAAGTCGATTTGCATGTCATTTCAGTGAAGGAATGTATCAAGTATCACTTTCTGGCTACATGTAAGCAACTTTGTACATTTGATATAGGAAAGGATGCTTGTCAG TTCGACAGTGGTGGTCCAATTTTATGGCAAAATCCAAGAAGCaatcgtatttttcttcttggaGTTATCAGTTATGGAAAAACATGTGCCGATGAAGCTCCTGGTGTTAACTTAAGAGTTACTAgttatttagattttattagAAGGTCAACACCTG AAGAAACATACTGTCAGGcgtattaa
- the LOC124953087 gene encoding uncharacterized protein LOC124953087: MELPKLARQAKDSMTRFSTILYKLNDFILTIYKAKPNKKALIISSVYSYVEIEKSDTRIPETIRFYNSTKFGVDVTIQMARKYYIKFKYQRWPLQVFFNILHLGGIYACILYKETMGKEISRQEFLFQLTEEFGTEYQKERHLSKEYSSETITNTVINMLYRYEISSWTESWLNKIL; this comes from the coding sequence ATGGAGCTACCAAAATTAGCGAGACAGGCAAAGGATAGTATGACACGCTTCTCaacaatattatacaaattgaaTGATTTTATTCTTACAATTTACAAAGCTAAACCCAATAAAAAAGCATTGATAATTAGTTCAGTGTATTCATACGTTGAAATTGAAAAGAGTGACACTCGTATACCAGAGACAATTAGATTTTACAATAGCACAAAATTCGGTGTAGATGTAACTATTCAAATGGccagaaaatattatataaaatttaaatatcaaagatGGCCTTTACAGGTGTTTTTCAATATCTTACATTTAGGCGGGATATATGCTTGCATTTTATACAAAGAAACGATGGGTAAAGAAATATCGAGgcaagaatttttatttcaattgacAGAAGAATTTGGAACCGAATATCAGAAGGAGAGACACTTAAGCAAAGAATATTCATCagaaacaataacaaataCAGTTATAAATATGCTGTATAGATATGAAATATCATCATGGACGGAAAGCTGGTTAAATAAGATATTGTAA